In Bdellovibrio bacteriovorus, the following are encoded in one genomic region:
- the argJ gene encoding bifunctional glutamate N-acetyltransferase/amino-acid acetyltransferase ArgJ: protein MTPGPGVHRTPLPKGFLASGVNCGVRRYRPDIGLLISETPAVAAGVFTLNECKAAPVRYTQKLLPADNIRAILTNSGQANAATGDEGVEKNLMMVSAAAKALGCDVNQVLVASTGVIGVQLDTEKILPSMPELVARANDTAESFATAILTTDLVPKSVTTVVELSGGPVRITGISKGSGMIHPNMATMLGYILTDVKLEKDHAKDLIKKVADQSFNMISVDGDSSTNDCCFLMANGASGVALKTDEDVKKFEAIVTDIGIFLAKSIAADGEGATKLIEVEIKGSDNLALVRKAARGITLSPLIKTAVHGEDPNWGRILARLGAEGIPGAQLDKMTLHLQGVLLFENGQPVKFVKEEVKVLLKQAQVKVEVDLKSGPFAATAWGCDLSRKYVDINTEYS, encoded by the coding sequence ATGACACCTGGACCTGGAGTACATCGCACACCTTTACCTAAAGGATTTTTAGCAAGCGGCGTAAACTGCGGAGTTCGTAGATATCGCCCTGACATTGGTTTGCTTATTTCGGAAACGCCGGCCGTAGCGGCAGGTGTCTTTACATTGAATGAATGTAAAGCCGCTCCTGTGCGCTACACGCAAAAACTTTTACCCGCGGATAATATTCGCGCGATCCTAACGAACTCGGGGCAAGCTAATGCGGCGACGGGGGATGAAGGGGTTGAAAAAAACTTGATGATGGTTTCAGCGGCGGCGAAAGCCTTGGGCTGTGATGTCAATCAAGTCTTGGTGGCAAGTACGGGTGTTATCGGCGTGCAGTTGGATACGGAAAAGATTTTGCCAAGCATGCCTGAACTGGTGGCGCGAGCAAATGATACGGCCGAAAGTTTTGCAACCGCAATCCTAACGACAGACCTTGTGCCTAAGTCGGTAACGACCGTGGTGGAGTTGTCGGGCGGACCTGTGCGCATCACCGGGATCAGCAAAGGCTCTGGCATGATTCATCCGAACATGGCCACCATGCTGGGATATATTTTAACGGATGTGAAGTTAGAAAAAGATCATGCGAAAGACTTGATCAAGAAGGTCGCCGACCAAAGTTTCAACATGATCAGCGTTGATGGGGATTCATCCACGAATGACTGTTGCTTCTTAATGGCCAACGGCGCTTCAGGGGTGGCTCTTAAAACCGATGAGGACGTTAAAAAGTTTGAAGCGATTGTCACAGACATAGGAATTTTCCTAGCCAAATCCATCGCGGCGGACGGGGAAGGTGCCACCAAATTGATTGAGGTCGAGATCAAGGGATCCGACAATCTCGCGTTGGTCAGAAAAGCGGCTCGGGGAATCACTTTGTCGCCGTTAATTAAGACGGCCGTGCACGGTGAGGATCCGAACTGGGGGCGTATACTCGCTCGTCTTGGAGCTGAGGGCATTCCTGGGGCGCAGCTAGATAAAATGACTCTGCACTTGCAAGGTGTGTTACTATTTGAAAACGGTCAACCCGTGAAGTTTGTGAAAGAAGAGGTGAAAGTCCTTCTGAAGCAAGCTCAAGTGAAAGTAGAAGTGGATTTAAAATCGGGACCCTTTGCTGCGACGGCCTGGGGATGCGATCTGTCTCGCAAATACGTCGATATTAATACGGAGTATTCGTGA
- the argB gene encoding acetylglutamate kinase, giving the protein MKKRIVIKLGGSSLSHAETLNQLSALVHGYQMQGFEVAVVHGGGPAINNELTLQGISWKFINGQRQTTPEMMTVIEDVLAIQVNTKIVDALKANGISAQNLSGANHRILYCSQASEELMQVGTIDVVNISAIEYVMGEAEAVPVIAPIGFDATGKRYNINADWAAVKIAVALEAEMLIFLTDQDGILDGSRNLVRHATPSLIQAMIDDGTISGGMYTKVMTMMHGLKEGIQEVRVINAHKASVLLTEPELGTSLVLNNPLKDVSQWIRKLN; this is encoded by the coding sequence ATGAAAAAAAGAATTGTTATTAAACTGGGTGGCTCTTCATTGAGCCACGCAGAAACTTTAAATCAGCTTTCCGCCTTGGTTCACGGTTATCAAATGCAAGGTTTTGAAGTGGCAGTTGTTCACGGTGGTGGACCGGCGATCAACAATGAACTGACGTTACAGGGAATTTCTTGGAAGTTTATCAACGGTCAAAGACAAACCACACCGGAAATGATGACGGTGATTGAAGATGTATTGGCTATTCAAGTGAACACGAAAATCGTGGATGCACTTAAAGCAAATGGCATCTCGGCGCAAAATCTTTCGGGCGCGAATCATCGCATTTTGTATTGCTCCCAAGCCAGTGAAGAACTGATGCAGGTGGGAACTATCGACGTGGTCAATATTTCTGCCATCGAATACGTGATGGGAGAAGCTGAAGCCGTACCGGTGATTGCGCCGATTGGTTTTGATGCGACGGGAAAGCGATACAATATCAATGCGGATTGGGCGGCGGTAAAAATTGCGGTGGCTTTAGAAGCAGAAATGTTGATTTTCCTTACTGATCAGGATGGAATATTGGATGGGAGCCGAAACTTGGTGCGCCATGCAACGCCCAGCCTGATTCAAGCAATGATTGATGACGGCACTATTTCCGGGGGCATGTACACGAAAGTGATGACCATGATGCATGGGCTTAAAGAGGGCATTCAAGAAGTGCGCGTGATTAATGCGCACAAGGCGAGTGTGCTTCTGACAGAACCCGAGTTGGGGACAAGTTTGGTTTTAAATAATCCTTTGAAGGACGTAAGCCAATGGATACGAAAATTGAACTAA
- the argR gene encoding arginine repressor produces MDTKIELKNDSQARLEVLQQLLREGTASTQDELCKALRQKKFHVTQSTISRDLRRIGAMKTLNSDGETVYTLSGRASTLPAPVSHSLGHLLLDIQANDSMIVLHTSPGSASLVARHIDSMREHLGTLGTIAGDDTIFIAPASTRQIPSVIKKIKEELY; encoded by the coding sequence ATGGATACGAAAATTGAACTAAAAAATGATTCGCAAGCACGTTTAGAGGTTTTGCAGCAACTCTTGCGTGAGGGCACGGCCAGCACGCAAGACGAGCTGTGCAAAGCTTTAAGACAAAAAAAGTTTCACGTGACGCAAAGTACGATTTCAAGAGACCTTCGCCGTATCGGAGCCATGAAGACTTTAAATTCCGACGGCGAAACGGTTTATACTCTTTCGGGGCGGGCGTCGACATTGCCCGCACCGGTCAGTCATTCCCTAGGACATTTGCTTTTAGATATTCAAGCCAATGACAGCATGATCGTTCTCCACACGTCGCCTGGATCAGCAAGTTTGGTGGCTCGTCATATTGATTCGATGCGGGAGCATTTGGGAACTTTGGGAACTATCGCTGGCGATGATACGATTTTCATCGCTCCGGCTTCGACGCGCCAGATTCCGTCGGTGATTAAAAAAATCAAAGAAGAGCTTTACTAG
- a CDS encoding homospermidine synthase yields MTKNTYTVPKGHYGEITGPIVLIGFGSIGKGTLPLLERHFKFDKNRLVVIDPSEKDRELLDQRGIRLIKQALTHDNYEAVLKPLLRDGKGGTGFCVNLSVDVSSLDVMTLCRSLDAHYIDTVVEPWAGFYFDTKMSNDARTNYALRETLLEEKRNSPGGITAVSCCGANPGMVSWFVKQALLNLAKDLAIPHETPKTREEWGRLMQKVGVKGIHIAERDTQRSKHAKPANNFVNTWSVEGFISEGMQPAELGWGTHEKWMPETGRRHEAGCQAAIYLQQPGANTKVRSWCPTPGAQYGRLVTHNESISIADYFTVGTGNNVEYRPTCHYAYHPCNDAVLSLEEMFGRAGERQPEHHILDENEVIDGIDELGVLLYGHGKNAYWYGSQLSIEETRAIAPYQNATGLQVSSAVIAGMAWALENPKAGIVEADEMDFAACLKWQTPYLGPVKGYYTDWTPLEGRPGLFPEDIDKSDPWQFRNILVR; encoded by the coding sequence ATGACTAAAAATACCTATACTGTTCCAAAGGGACACTATGGCGAGATCACCGGACCCATCGTATTGATCGGTTTCGGCTCTATCGGAAAAGGCACTTTGCCACTTTTAGAGCGCCATTTTAAGTTTGATAAAAACCGTCTGGTAGTTATCGACCCTAGCGAAAAAGATCGCGAGCTTTTGGATCAACGAGGTATCCGCTTAATCAAACAAGCGTTAACTCATGATAATTACGAGGCTGTCTTAAAACCCCTTCTGCGCGACGGAAAAGGGGGCACCGGGTTCTGCGTGAACTTGTCTGTAGACGTGTCCTCCCTGGACGTGATGACTTTGTGCCGCTCTTTGGATGCGCACTATATCGATACGGTCGTCGAACCTTGGGCGGGGTTTTACTTTGATACCAAGATGTCTAATGATGCGCGCACCAACTATGCCTTGCGTGAAACTCTTTTAGAAGAAAAACGCAACAGCCCCGGCGGCATCACGGCGGTCAGTTGCTGTGGCGCAAACCCTGGCATGGTGTCTTGGTTTGTAAAACAAGCACTTTTAAACCTGGCAAAAGATTTAGCGATCCCTCACGAGACTCCGAAGACTCGTGAAGAATGGGGCCGCCTTATGCAAAAAGTGGGTGTTAAAGGCATCCACATTGCTGAACGCGATACCCAGCGCTCTAAACACGCCAAACCTGCCAATAACTTTGTGAACACTTGGTCCGTGGAAGGCTTTATCAGTGAAGGCATGCAGCCCGCTGAACTTGGTTGGGGTACTCATGAAAAATGGATGCCTGAAACGGGCCGTCGCCATGAAGCTGGATGCCAAGCGGCTATTTACCTGCAACAACCCGGTGCTAACACCAAAGTTCGCTCTTGGTGTCCAACCCCAGGGGCACAGTACGGGCGCTTAGTGACACACAACGAGTCGATTTCGATTGCTGACTACTTCACCGTAGGCACTGGAAACAACGTTGAATATCGTCCGACGTGCCATTACGCGTACCACCCGTGCAACGATGCCGTTTTGTCATTAGAGGAAATGTTTGGTCGCGCCGGAGAGCGCCAACCTGAACATCACATTTTAGATGAAAACGAAGTCATCGACGGGATTGATGAGCTGGGAGTGCTTTTATACGGTCACGGTAAAAACGCTTACTGGTATGGATCGCAATTAAGCATTGAAGAAACGCGCGCGATTGCCCCGTATCAGAATGCCACGGGCTTACAAGTAAGCTCGGCGGTGATTGCAGGAATGGCTTGGGCTTTGGAAAATCCAAAGGCTGGCATTGTTGAAGCCGACGAGATGGATTTTGCCGCCTGCTTAAAATGGCAGACCCCGTATTTAGGACCAGTAAAAGGTTACTACACGGATTGGACGCCGCTGGAAGGTCGCCCGGGATTATTCCCCGAGGACATCGATAAGAGCGATCCTTGGCAGTTTAGAAATATATTAGTTCGTTAA
- the trhO gene encoding oxygen-dependent tRNA uridine(34) hydroxylase TrhO, producing the protein MTAPATNTSTYFVTTFYKFLVLNDVPAVQKDLQAKADELNVKGLIILGTEGFNSTIAAPSEESFAAWKQFIRDYFKLPELFFKDSVSPKAPFRRFKVKIREEIVTTGIPEIMPPEGKNHHLTPEEWNRVMKEEDDFVMIDTRNWYEYKIGTFKGALNPNIEKFTDFPQYIESQGIAKDKKMLIFCTGGIRCEKGILELQKQGYDNVFQLDGGIINYMKEFPNDQFEGECFVFDHRVALDQNLQPSTKYGLCPHCGQPSEIKITCKRCDSEELICEECSHLEFKKDTCSKNCAHQYKLNPGKKGAKQIVPFEVEKMVATGEEEIPTIRVSKTKVVTIDNKGNSVTVTVDRK; encoded by the coding sequence ATGACTGCGCCAGCGACCAACACGTCGACTTATTTCGTTACTACTTTCTATAAATTCTTAGTTCTTAATGATGTTCCTGCGGTTCAAAAAGATCTTCAAGCCAAGGCCGATGAGCTCAACGTCAAAGGCCTAATTATCTTAGGCACGGAAGGTTTTAACTCCACCATTGCCGCTCCTTCTGAAGAATCTTTTGCCGCCTGGAAACAATTTATTCGTGACTACTTTAAACTTCCGGAGTTGTTCTTTAAAGATTCGGTTTCACCCAAAGCGCCGTTTCGCCGTTTTAAAGTGAAAATCCGTGAAGAGATCGTGACCACCGGAATTCCTGAAATCATGCCGCCGGAAGGGAAAAATCACCACTTAACTCCTGAAGAGTGGAACCGCGTGATGAAAGAAGAAGATGATTTTGTCATGATCGACACACGCAATTGGTATGAATATAAAATCGGAACCTTTAAGGGTGCATTAAATCCGAACATTGAAAAGTTCACTGATTTCCCGCAATACATTGAAAGCCAAGGCATCGCTAAAGACAAAAAGATGTTGATCTTTTGCACGGGCGGAATTCGCTGTGAAAAAGGGATCTTGGAATTACAAAAACAAGGTTACGACAATGTCTTTCAACTTGATGGTGGAATTATCAATTACATGAAGGAATTCCCTAACGATCAGTTCGAGGGCGAATGCTTCGTGTTCGACCACCGCGTGGCTTTAGATCAAAACCTACAGCCTTCAACGAAGTACGGTCTTTGTCCCCACTGCGGCCAACCTTCTGAAATCAAAATCACATGCAAACGCTGTGACTCTGAAGAATTGATCTGTGAAGAGTGCTCGCACTTAGAATTTAAAAAAGACACGTGTTCAAAAAACTGCGCCCACCAGTACAAACTAAATCCTGGCAAAAAAGGCGCAAAACAAATTGTGCCATTTGAAGTAGAAAAAATGGTAGCGACCGGCGAAGAAGAAATCCCGACCATCCGAGTCTCTAAAACAAAAGTCGTGACTATCGACAACAAAGGCAACTCGGTCACCGTGACGGTCGATCGCAAGTAA
- a CDS encoding extracellular solute-binding protein, translating into MKKMIFAAALLAAGFAQASAKELTVYSVYEAERLAPIFKPFTDRTGITVNVVVGKSDELIEKLRVEGASTPADLYLDKDIVYLGKAQELDLFQAFSSKTIESKIPAHLIDANKNWLLIFYRARIMVYNSNKVSASELSTYEDLGSDKWKGRLCVRTSANSYNEALGAYFVKHLGAEKTLNLFASWVKNLSVDPIKGDTDVIKAVAAGTCDVGIANSYYLAPLVKADAQYPVKPFFPNQNGIGTHVNGVGIGLTKHTAKTAEATLLLEYLTSKEVQTVVAAGFSQYPSNPEASLSDILVEFGSFKQDSTNLGLIAPHVPKAKALMGQAGYK; encoded by the coding sequence ATGAAGAAAATGATTTTTGCAGCCGCACTTTTGGCTGCAGGTTTTGCTCAAGCTTCCGCAAAAGAACTGACAGTTTATTCGGTTTATGAAGCCGAAAGATTAGCACCCATTTTTAAACCATTCACGGATCGCACGGGTATCACGGTGAATGTAGTCGTGGGGAAAAGTGATGAGCTGATTGAAAAACTTCGCGTTGAAGGTGCAAGCACTCCGGCGGATCTTTACCTAGATAAAGACATTGTTTATCTTGGCAAAGCTCAAGAACTAGATCTTTTCCAAGCGTTTTCTTCAAAAACAATTGAATCAAAAATCCCCGCGCATTTGATTGATGCCAACAAAAACTGGCTTTTGATTTTTTATCGCGCGCGTATCATGGTTTATAACTCTAATAAAGTTTCTGCTTCAGAACTTTCCACTTACGAAGATCTTGGATCTGACAAATGGAAAGGCCGCCTTTGCGTTCGTACTTCAGCCAATAGCTATAACGAAGCTTTGGGTGCCTATTTTGTCAAACACTTGGGAGCAGAGAAAACTTTGAACCTTTTTGCTTCATGGGTGAAAAACCTAAGCGTCGATCCAATCAAAGGTGATACGGATGTGATTAAAGCCGTGGCGGCAGGAACTTGCGATGTGGGTATTGCGAATTCTTACTACCTGGCTCCCCTGGTTAAAGCAGATGCTCAATACCCAGTAAAACCATTCTTCCCGAACCAAAACGGTATCGGCACGCATGTGAATGGTGTTGGTATTGGTTTGACAAAACATACGGCTAAAACAGCTGAAGCGACTTTGTTACTTGAATACCTTACTTCTAAAGAAGTCCAAACGGTTGTGGCTGCTGGCTTTAGCCAATACCCTTCAAATCCAGAAGCTTCTTTAAGCGATATCTTGGTTGAGTTCGGTTCTTTCAAACAAGATTCTACGAATTTGGGCCTGATTGCGCCTCACGTTCCAAAAGCTAAAGCCCTTATGGGACAAGCTGGATACAAATAG